The nucleotide sequence CATCATGGACGCGGTCCCAGGTGCCGCCCCAGCGCCACCTGGTGAACCGGCGGCGGCGCCGGGTCGCAGCACACCAGGTCGCGCCGGTTCACACCACGTGATCATTCCGGGGTCGTCGCCCTGCCCGGAGGCAGATCACCCACACCACGCTCCACGCGTGGTCAACCACCCGACAGACTCGGAGAGGCGCCGCGCCCTTCCGACGCGGTGTGCGGACTCGGTGCGGCATCGGCCCGCCCGGCTGATCCGGGGAGTACGGAGCCGAGCCAGCCGAGGAGGAATCCGGCCGGGATCGCGACAAGCCCCGGGTTGCGCAGAGGGAACACCGAGAAGTCCAGGTGGGGCAGGAGCGCGGTCGCGCTCCCGGAAACCTGGGGCGACAGCCCCACCAGCACCACGGAGGTCAGCAGACCACCGTAGATGCTCCATGTCGCGCCCCGGGTGGTGAAGTCCTTCCAGAACATGCCGTACAGCAGGGCGGGAACGATCGCCGAGGCGGCCACGGCGAACGCCAGTCCGATGAGGAAGGAGACATTGAGGCTGCGGGCGAACACGGCCAGCAGCGTGGCGGTCGTGCCGATCGCGACGGCCGCCACGCGCGCGACGAACAGTTCCCGCTCCCCGGACGCCGTGCCACGGGTGATGAAGGCGCCGTAGACGTCGTGCGCCAGCGAGGTCGCGGCGGCCAGCGTGACGCCCGCCACGACGGCCAGGACGGTGGCGAAGGCCACGCAGGCGACAACGGTGAGCAGGAACGAACCACCGATGTTCGCCGCGAGCAGGAGCACCGCCGTGTTGCCGGAGGGATTGTCCCCCTCGATCACCTGAGTGCCGACGAGCGCCGCGGCCCCGAAGCCGAGCACGCCGGCGGCCAGATAGAACACGACGGTCATCAGGGCCGCGTACTGGACCGACCGGCGTGCGCCGCTCGGGGTGGGCACGGTACTGATCCGCATCAGCAGATGCGGCAGACCGGCGGCCCCGATCAGCAGGGCCATCTGCTCGCTCAGGGAGTCCAGTTTCGTCGCTCCGCCGCCGAACCGGAGCCCCGGGCTCAGGAAGTCGTCGCCGTGGCCGCTCCCCTTGGCGGCCGCGCTCAGCAGCGCGCCCGGGTTGAAGTCGAACCTGGCCAGTACCAGCAGCGCCAGGGCGATACCGCCGCCCATCAGCATGACCGCCTTGACCGTCTGGACCAGCGTGGCCGCTCGCATGCCCCCCAGGACGATGTAGAGGATCATGAGCGCGCCGAGGCCGACGGATACGGCCCCTTCCATGCCCCGCCCGGCCGAGCCCAGGATTCCCACCGTGAGCGCACTCGCTCCGACGAGTTGGGCGATCAGGTACAGCAGGCAGACGAGGAGCGTCGCGACACCCGCCGCGAGATGCACCGGGCGGGACCGCAGGCGACGTGCGAGGCGGTCACCGATGGTGAACTCGGTGGTGCTGTGGTAGCGCTCCGCCACCAGGAGGAGGATGACGATCCACGAAACGGCCGGACCCAGAACGGAGAGCGTGCCGTCGTACCCGGTGAGCGCGATCAGACCGGGACTGCCCAGCAGGGCTGCCGCGGACATGACGTCACCGAACAGGGCGACGCCGTTGTGGGCGGGCTTGAGGAGGCCGTCGCTGACGTAGAACTCGGTCACCGTCCCCCGCTGGGGACCGGCCCACATCACGAGGAACAGGGCGCAGACGAGGAAGACGAAGAAGACCGGCAGATCGGCTGTGACGTAGTCCCTCGTCATGAGCGGTGCTCCAGTCTCTCGCCGGGCGTTCCCTGGTTCTCGACGAGCGGGTCGATCGAGGTTCTGCAGTACCGGGCGTACCACTGGACCCATCCCGCGACGGCGACGAGCTGGACCAGACCGAGCAGGAGACCCACGTTCAACGGGCCGGCCACCGGCACGGCCATGACTTCCTTGGCCGCCTCCCCCAGGCAGCTGATCACCAGGTACAGGGCGATGACAGGGGCGGCGACGAGGAAGGCGTGGCGGCGCACACCCCGTACCGCGTGCTGCGTGTCCGCCGGCTGGAGGGCACCGGACAGTGTGACACCCGAGGCCCAGGGCAGAGAGCGGTCGTAGGGATGGCGGTGGGCTTGGTCGGCGGCGATCCGCAGGGCCCATGCCCGCCGTTCCTGGACGATGGCCACCGTATTCGCGGTACCCCCGGCGCTCAGCGACTGTCCGTACCAGATGTGCAGGTCGACCGCGCTTCCGTACGAGCGATAGCAGTCGTTGATCGCCCGGCTCAACTCGCTCTCGGAGTACAGGTGTCCGTGGTCGAGATGGCTCAGGTACAGGAGCACGGCCGCGAGCGGGTCCTGTAAGGGGTCATGAGGATTGGGGGGCCGTTGAGGTTGCGGAGGATTCTGGGGACGTTTCTTCTGGGGATGCATGAACGGCTCTTCGTATGGTCGGTTGCGTGGATGCCGGGCTGGAGACCTCCTGGGGAGAGCGGGCCCTCCAGCCACCCCTCTCCATGGAGCAGCGCGGCAGTTACCGCCGAACTCCCTGTAGAGGCGCCGCTACGCATGGTTGCGTCGCGCCGGACATCACACAGCAAGCGACCCGTACCTCATAGCGCGCGTGCCGTTATCCGGCACGCGGACTTGCCGCATCGAAAAAGCGCAGGTGACAGCCGCGGACTGAGTGGGGAGGCGGGTGAGGATCTGTCCAATGCCGACAAGGCACAGCGTCCTCCGCTCTCTCCCTTCGCCGTCGATCAGATCGGGCCGTAGCCGGATACGGCGTGGCGGCGGCCCGTCGAGATGGAGGCGGCCGCGCACGGTGTCGACGGTGGTGGAGCCCTCGGCGGGGCATTGTCACGTTGATTGAGCGGGGTGGGATGATCTTGTGGTTGATCGCGTCTGGATGGGATCGCCCGTGTCGTCCGCGTCGCCGTCGTACAGGGGGCACCGGTACCCGGTCGAGATCATCTCGCACTGCGTGTGGCTGTACTTCCGCTTCCCGCTCAGTTTCCGCGAGGTCGGGGAGCTCATGCTGGAGCGCGGCGTCGTCGTGTCCTACGACACCATCCGCCGCTGGTGCCTGAAGGTCGGGCAGGCCTACGCCGACTCCCTGCGCCGCCGGCGCCCTCGCCCCGGCGACAAGTGCCACCTCGACGAGGTCTTCCTCAAGATCAACGGCGAGCAGAAATACCTGTGGCGGGCCGTCGACCGGGGCGGCAACGTGCTGGACATCCTCGTGCAGAACCGACGCGACAAGGCCGCGGCCAGGCGGTTCTTCCGTGGCCTTCTCACAAAGACGGGTACGGTGCCGCGGGTGGTCGTCACCGACAGGCTCCGCTCCCACGGAGCCGCCCACCGCGAGGTCATGCCCTCGGTCGAGCACCGCTCCCACAAAGGCCTGAACAACCGGGCCGAGAACTCCCACCAACCGACCCGGCAGCGCGAACGGGCCATGAAAGGCTTCCGCAGCACCGGCGGAGCGCAGAGATCCCTCGCCGCGTCCAGCGAGATCTCACCCCACTTCCGACCCCACCGCCACAGCCTGTCCGCTACCCACTACCGAGCCGAGATGATCATCCGCTTCGCCATCTGGGACCACATCACTGGCATCGCCGGCCTGCCCGCAACAGCCTGACCCAGGCCGACACCCGGGCCGGCCACACCCCAGCACGCTGTCAGGCACTCACGCACCCAACAACGTGACAGCGCCCTTCGTGATCCTGCCGAGGCGTTGGGTGGTGGAGAGGTCACTGGCCTGGTTATCGCATGCGCGTCGAAACGTGCGCGACTACCAGACCCGGCCTGAGCACTCCGAGGCGATGCTCACCCTTGCCTCGATCACGCTCATGACCCGCAGACTCACCCGGCCCGCCGTCCAGCCCAACGCATCCCTGCCCCGATCTGCCGAACCCGTCCACGCTGCTTGAGGCGTCACAGGTCCGACGGGAGCGCCATCGCGATGGACGCGACGATGCCGTCCATCGCGTCGTTCAGGACCGCCTCGCGCTCGGCCGGGTCAGTGCATGACGCCGACCAAGCCTGGGGGCCAGCATGTTCGCCTGGGTCATGTCCCCAGATCCTCCGTCACGGGCAGGCACTCGGCGAGCAGGTCGACGACGTCGCGCCAGGCTCGCTGCGCGTGCTGTGGGTGGTAGCCGACGCCGGGGACCGTAGGGTGGTCGACCGGCGGGTGGTGGAAGGCGTGCAAGGCGCCGCCGTAGACCGCGAGGCGCCAGTCGACGCCCGCGGCCTGCATCTCAGCGGTGAACGCGTTCCGTTGCGCGGGCGGCATGATCGGGTCTTCCGACCCGACCCCGGCCCACACCGGGCAGCGAATACGCGCCGCCTCGCCCGGTCGGCCCGTGGTAGTTGCGTTGACTGTGCCGATCGCGCGCAGGTTGACGCCGTCGCGCCCGAGTTCCAGCCCGATGGCGCCCCCGGTGCCGTAGCCGACGGCGGCGATCCGGTCGGGGTCGGTCCGCGGTTCGGTGCGCAACACGTCGAGCGCCGCATGGCCGATGCTCCGCATCCGGTCGGGATCAGCGAGCAGTGGCATGCAACGGGCCAGCATCTCCTCGGGGTCGCTCAAATAGCGCCCGCCGTGAAGGTCGAAGGCCAGCGCTATGTATCCCAGTTCGGCGAGAGCCTCGGCCCGGCGGCGCTCGACGTCGCTGAGCCCCGTGCCCTCTGGTCCGAGCAGCACCGCGGGCCGGCGGTCGACACCGGCCGGGAGCGCGAGGTGCCCGATCATCGTCAGACCGTCGGCCGGATACTCGACCGTACGCGTCGTAATCGTCGTCATGAGACTGGACTGTAGTGATCGTCGAGCCCGGTCCGGCGGCTGTTCTGCCGCTGGCAGAACAGCGCGGACATCCACCTGAAATACGGCGAGGGCTCACAAGAACCGTCACAAACCTCGTCCCCACGGCAGCTATCCATCCCGTTGCCCCTTTGACCCGTATCTCGGTCAGGCATCTCACCGGTTTGAAGATGGGTTCTTAGGCGGTTGAGCAGGGCAGTGTTCCCAGTCCGCGCTATTGCGGGATGGTGACCAGGATGCGGCCGTGGCCACCGCCGGCGTCGACGTGGTCGTGGGCCTTGGCGATGTCGTCCAGCGGGTAACGGTCGCCGACGGCGACTGTGAGGGCGCTGACGGCGGCGGAGGTGAGGTCGCGGACGGCCTGGCGCTTGGCCTCGGCGGGGAAGTCGTCGCTGCCGAGCAGCCGCAGGGTGACGTTGTTGAACAGCAGGGGCCAGAAGGGGATCGCAGTGCGGTCCGTGCGGGTGGCGTAGGCGGCGATGACGGCTCCCTGGGCGGCGACGGCGTTGTCGAGGTCGGCGTTGTCGGACAGCGCGACCTCGATGATCCGGTCGACGCCCCGCGGCGCGTACGAGCGGATGGCTGTGGCGGGGTCGCCGGTGTCCAGGGCGAAGGCGTGGGAGACGACGGCCGGGTCGACGCGGTCGAGGTCCGCGGTTCGGC is from Streptomyces sp. NBC_01314 and encodes:
- a CDS encoding cation acetate symporter, encoding MTRDYVTADLPVFFVFLVCALFLVMWAGPQRGTVTEFYVSDGLLKPAHNGVALFGDVMSAAALLGSPGLIALTGYDGTLSVLGPAVSWIVILLLVAERYHSTTEFTIGDRLARRLRSRPVHLAAGVATLLVCLLYLIAQLVGASALTVGILGSAGRGMEGAVSVGLGALMILYIVLGGMRAATLVQTVKAVMLMGGGIALALLVLARFDFNPGALLSAAAKGSGHGDDFLSPGLRFGGGATKLDSLSEQMALLIGAAGLPHLLMRISTVPTPSGARRSVQYAALMTVVFYLAAGVLGFGAAALVGTQVIEGDNPSGNTAVLLLAANIGGSFLLTVVACVAFATVLAVVAGVTLAAATSLAHDVYGAFITRGTASGERELFVARVAAVAIGTTATLLAVFARSLNVSFLIGLAFAVAASAIVPALLYGMFWKDFTTRGATWSIYGGLLTSVVLVGLSPQVSGSATALLPHLDFSVFPLRNPGLVAIPAGFLLGWLGSVLPGSAGRADAAPSPHTASEGRGASPSLSGG
- a CDS encoding DUF485 domain-containing protein, with amino-acid sequence MLLYLSHLDHGHLYSESELSRAINDCYRSYGSAVDLHIWYGQSLSAGGTANTVAIVQERRAWALRIAADQAHRHPYDRSLPWASGVTLSGALQPADTQHAVRGVRRHAFLVAAPVIALYLVISCLGEAAKEVMAVPVAGPLNVGLLLGLVQLVAVAGWVQWYARYCRTSIDPLVENQGTPGERLEHRS
- a CDS encoding IS6 family transposase, which codes for MGSPVSSASPSYRGHRYPVEIISHCVWLYFRFPLSFREVGELMLERGVVVSYDTIRRWCLKVGQAYADSLRRRRPRPGDKCHLDEVFLKINGEQKYLWRAVDRGGNVLDILVQNRRDKAAARRFFRGLLTKTGTVPRVVVTDRLRSHGAAHREVMPSVEHRSHKGLNNRAENSHQPTRQRERAMKGFRSTGGAQRSLAASSEISPHFRPHRHSLSATHYRAEMIIRFAIWDHITGIAGLPATA
- a CDS encoding dienelactone hydrolase family protein, coding for MTTITTRTVEYPADGLTMIGHLALPAGVDRRPAVLLGPEGTGLSDVERRRAEALAELGYIALAFDLHGGRYLSDPEEMLARCMPLLADPDRMRSIGHAALDVLRTEPRTDPDRIAAVGYGTGGAIGLELGRDGVNLRAIGTVNATTTGRPGEAARIRCPVWAGVGSEDPIMPPAQRNAFTAEMQAAGVDWRLAVYGGALHAFHHPPVDHPTVPGVGYHPQHAQRAWRDVVDLLAECLPVTEDLGT